A window from Primulina eburnea isolate SZY01 chromosome 2, ASM2296580v1, whole genome shotgun sequence encodes these proteins:
- the LOC140824598 gene encoding large ribosomal subunit protein eL37x-like isoform X2: MGTGSFGKRRNKTHTLCVRCGRRSFHLQKSRCSACAYPAARKRTYNWSVKAIRRKTTGSGRMRYLRHVPRRFKTNFREGTEAAPRKKAAAAST; encoded by the exons atg GGAACGGGGAGCTTTGGGAAGAGGAGAAACAAGACGCACACACTGTGTGTAAGGTGTGGTCGGCGCAGTTTTCACCTCCAGAAGAGCCGCTGCTCGGCGTGTGCATACCCTGCTGCTCGCAAGAGGACAT ATAACTGGAGTGTTAAGGCAATTCGTCGAAAAACTACCGGAAGTGGGCGCATGAGGTACCTACGCCATGTTCCCCGCAGATTCAAGACCAACTTTAGAGAAG GTACTGAAGCAGCACCAAGGAAGAAGGCTGCGGCTGCCTCTACTTGA
- the LOC140824598 gene encoding large ribosomal subunit protein eL37x-like isoform X1: protein MGKGTGSFGKRRNKTHTLCVRCGRRSFHLQKSRCSACAYPAARKRTYNWSVKAIRRKTTGSGRMRYLRHVPRRFKTNFREGTEAAPRKKAAAAST, encoded by the exons atg GGGAAGGGAACGGGGAGCTTTGGGAAGAGGAGAAACAAGACGCACACACTGTGTGTAAGGTGTGGTCGGCGCAGTTTTCACCTCCAGAAGAGCCGCTGCTCGGCGTGTGCATACCCTGCTGCTCGCAAGAGGACAT ATAACTGGAGTGTTAAGGCAATTCGTCGAAAAACTACCGGAAGTGGGCGCATGAGGTACCTACGCCATGTTCCCCGCAGATTCAAGACCAACTTTAGAGAAG GTACTGAAGCAGCACCAAGGAAGAAGGCTGCGGCTGCCTCTACTTGA